In Sphingobacterium thalpophilum, a genomic segment contains:
- a CDS encoding LacI family DNA-binding transcriptional regulator, whose translation MSRTTLKDIALALNISVSTVSKALSDSYEISEATKKMVQEYAKKHNFHPNKLARSLKIGKSNTIGVIVSNISNTFVSQILDGIQIASQQTVYDVIFMQSREDERIEKNCIDVLRMRGIDGLMISPVSSDSNIEELKALIKSQIPVVIFDRINHQLDTFKVGVNNFQGSYNATKHLIEKGKKNILHITGKNLGVAAERLNGFKSALSDAGIPFDTRHYIECSFNNTTDIDETIGEILRKEYLEHKNIDAIFGATDIITTRTLGILAELQIQVPSEVAVIGFSNTQIAASLNPALSTVVQPATEIGELATNKLIATINQTRPIHEFETIELPTQLIIRKSSL comes from the coding sequence ATGAGCAGAACTACCCTGAAAGATATAGCGTTGGCACTCAATATTTCTGTTTCGACGGTTTCCAAAGCATTATCAGACAGCTACGAAATAAGTGAAGCGACTAAAAAGATGGTTCAGGAATATGCCAAAAAGCATAATTTCCACCCAAATAAGTTGGCACGGAGCTTAAAAATAGGAAAATCCAATACAATAGGGGTTATTGTATCCAACATTAGCAATACATTCGTTTCACAAATCCTCGATGGAATTCAAATAGCCTCTCAACAGACGGTCTATGACGTTATTTTCATGCAAAGCCGGGAAGACGAACGGATCGAAAAAAATTGTATTGACGTCTTACGCATGCGCGGTATTGATGGCTTAATGATATCTCCGGTTTCTTCCGATTCAAATATTGAAGAGCTAAAAGCATTGATAAAATCGCAGATCCCCGTCGTTATTTTTGATCGTATCAATCACCAGCTCGACACATTCAAGGTTGGTGTCAATAATTTCCAGGGTTCATATAATGCCACAAAGCATCTCATCGAAAAAGGTAAAAAGAATATTTTGCATATCACCGGAAAGAACTTAGGTGTGGCAGCCGAACGATTAAATGGCTTTAAATCTGCTTTATCAGATGCGGGGATTCCTTTTGATACTAGACATTATATCGAATGTAGTTTTAATAATACCACCGATATAGACGAAACAATTGGGGAGATTTTGCGCAAAGAATATCTTGAGCATAAAAATATAGATGCAATTTTTGGAGCAACAGATATTATTACAACCCGAACATTGGGTATTTTGGCTGAGCTTCAGATTCAGGTTCCTTCCGAAGTTGCCGTTATCGGTTTTTCAAACACACAAATTGCTGCTTCGTTAAATCCAGCGCTATCCACCGTTGTACAGCCTGCAACAGAAATTGGAGAATTAGCAACAAATAAATTAATCGCCACCATTAACCAAACAAGACCAATACATGAATTTGAAACGATTGAGCTTCCAACACAGCTCATCATTCGCAAATCTTCCTTATAA
- the uxuA gene encoding mannonate dehydratase — protein MRKLEQTWRWYGPNDPVSLQDIKQAGATGIVTALHHILHGEVWPLADIQERKRIIEDAGLTWSVVESVTVHEEIKTKGARVDEYLQKYNETLTNLAQCGIKTICYNFMPVLDWTRTQLDLTMADGSKALYFDWIDLALFDIFILKRDEAQTAYPEDVVKRATLRFDEISEQQKEELANVVLMGIPGEKNVELEALKASIDTYKHIGKDGLRGNLVYFLQGIAATCEDNGICMTIHPDDPPYPILGLPRIASNGADFDYFLNAVPQRFNGVCFCTGSLGASQTNDLPAILENIKGRVNFVHLRNVRKDAIGSFYEADHLDGDVNMYKIMKILVAENQLRSTAIPFRPDHGHQMLDDLNKVTNPGYSAIGRLRGLAELRGLEYGIVGE, from the coding sequence ATGAGAAAATTAGAACAAACCTGGCGTTGGTATGGCCCCAATGACCCGGTATCTTTACAAGATATCAAACAGGCTGGAGCTACTGGTATTGTTACGGCATTACATCATATTCTACACGGTGAGGTATGGCCACTTGCCGATATTCAAGAAAGAAAACGCATTATAGAAGATGCTGGTCTTACCTGGTCTGTTGTGGAAAGTGTGACAGTACACGAGGAGATTAAGACAAAAGGTGCTAGGGTCGATGAATACCTCCAGAAATATAATGAGACTTTAACCAATCTCGCACAATGCGGCATCAAAACAATTTGTTATAATTTTATGCCGGTGCTGGACTGGACACGTACACAATTGGATTTAACCATGGCGGATGGTTCAAAAGCATTGTATTTTGACTGGATTGATCTGGCACTTTTTGATATTTTTATATTGAAACGTGATGAAGCACAGACAGCGTATCCAGAGGATGTTGTTAAACGGGCGACTTTACGATTTGATGAAATTTCCGAACAGCAAAAAGAAGAATTGGCAAATGTTGTCTTAATGGGGATCCCCGGAGAGAAGAATGTGGAATTGGAAGCGTTAAAAGCGAGCATTGATACCTATAAACATATTGGGAAAGATGGTTTACGCGGTAATTTGGTTTATTTCCTTCAGGGAATTGCGGCAACTTGTGAGGATAACGGTATATGTATGACTATTCATCCCGATGATCCACCGTATCCTATTTTAGGTTTGCCCCGCATCGCCAGTAATGGTGCGGATTTCGATTATTTTTTAAATGCGGTTCCACAACGATTTAATGGTGTCTGCTTTTGTACAGGATCCTTGGGGGCCAGTCAGACAAACGATCTGCCGGCTATCTTAGAAAATATTAAAGGGCGGGTAAACTTTGTTCACTTACGGAATGTGAGGAAAGATGCGATCGGAAGCTTTTATGAGGCAGACCATTTGGATGGGGATGTCAATATGTATAAAATCATGAAAATCCTGGTTGCTGAAAATCAATTGAGATCTACAGCGATCCCATTCAGACCAGATCACGGCCATCAGATGCTGGATGATCTGAATAAAGTAACAAATCCAGGGTATTCTGCCATTGGAAGATTGAGAGGGCTTGCGGAATTACGGGGCCTAGAGTATGGTATTGTTGGTGAATGA